From Lolium perenne isolate Kyuss_39 chromosome 5, Kyuss_2.0, whole genome shotgun sequence, a single genomic window includes:
- the LOC127299501 gene encoding uncharacterized protein, with translation MAVGIALLLDLAARAPRGSLHSHATLSAAAAASAAAALAAAGVPLSARHLFGFVAYCDAGATYGSTDTPDLVNDLNSKIFDSIHGISTHDLQVPIKEYPFELKPLHFAFTFKHLSLTTLRAFLLYYLPLLEPSPPNDDEDDDDFLQDDSEKPPVDLVTPFHKSLQQIARETSVVTTRRVLERIAVRHVSDRTAWKLLKDAAKSSKRKAERGMSIPEYTYCVARTTIRAHALGVAAAWVIQSLVQVYKCFISQPDNDEELLDEREKFKLFGKKIYSVTIKCGFSLVFASIGAGLGALVHPMHGQWIGCTLGDFAGPVVAILIFEKLQFPLES, from the exons ATGGCGGTCGGCATCGCGCTCCTGCTCGACCTCGCCGCCCGGGCGCCCCGCGGCTCCCTCCACTCCCACGCCACCCTGTCCGCCGCCGCAGCAGCCTCCGCCGCCGcggccctcgccgccgccggcgttCCCCTCTCCGCGCGACACTTGTTCGGGTTT GTCGCTTATTGCGATGCCGGCGCGACTTACGGATCGACTGATACTCCCGATCTCGTCAACGATCTTAATAGCAAGATATTTGACTCGATCCACGGTATCTCGACCCACGATCTCCAAGTGCCAATAAAGGAATACCCTTTCGAGCTCAAGCCGCTTCATTTTGCGTTCACCTTTAAGCATTTAAGCTTGACAACCCTGAGGGCCTTCCTATTGTACTATTTGCCGCTTCTTGAGCCTAGTCCGCCCAATGAtgatgaggacgatgatgatttCCTTCAAGATGATTCAGAGAAGCCGCCTGTCGACCTCGTCACTCCCTTCCACAAATCGTTGCAGCAAATTGCACGTGAG ACTTCCGTCGTAACAACTAGAAGAGTATTGGAAAGGATTGCAGTTCGCCATGTTTCAGATAGAACGGCATGGAAGCTTCTCAAAG ATGCTGCAAAATCATCAAAGAGGAAAGCTGAAAGGGGGATGTCAATTCCAGAATACACATACTGTGTTGCCAGGACAACTATTCGAG CACATGCATTGGGAGTAGCTGCTGCTTGGGTTATACAATCTTTAGTCCAAGTTTACAAATGTTTCATTAGCCAacctgataatgatgaagaattgcTTGACGAGAGGGAGAAATTCAAATTGTTCGGGAAAAAGATCTATAGTGTAACCATCAAAtgtggtttctctttggtttttgCCTCAATTGGAGCAGGCCTTGGTGCCCTCGTGCATCCAATGCATGGCCAGTGGATTG GTTGTACCCTTGGAGATTTCGCAGGACCAGTTGTTGCGATTCTTATATTTGAGAAGTTACAGTTCCCACTAGAAAGTTAA
- the LOC127299500 gene encoding uncharacterized protein, giving the protein MEPPVAAVVRLAAVSRALVLALSLLARLLFRPYDTSASLHPPCLSSPSFPSPAPSHNSTAAAAAISSLAVWDGVHFARSAECGYEYEQSFAFLPLLPASMALLSRTLFAPLVPVLGYRAVLVISGHVLNNVAFVAAAAYFYRLSVLILKDSGAAYRAAVLFCFNPASVFYSSLYSESLYALFSLGGLFYLFSGANTVAMIMLAVSGSARSNGALNAGYFCFQALLQAYDAAIQKKRPILAVQALITGFLRSTFIFIPFFAFQAYGYLNICLHGNSDELRPWCKVKLPLLYSFIQSHYWGVGFLRYFQVKQLPNFLLASPVLSLAVYSIAHYTKMLHQLFQSNNIHEKIIATVEGRSVELCESSDVATVLKSEFSSGLNNKKQAQTDVKKRKSAASEATLASLDGNRSTGRILKVDKDECSVLVLPFILHLTFMTFTAFFVMHVQVSTRFLSASPPIYWAASRILVSPRGSSKRWGYFIVVYFIAYILLGSLLFPNFYPFT; this is encoded by the exons ATGGAGCCGCCGGTCGCCGCCGTCGTACGGCTCGCCGCCGTCTCCCGCGCCCTGGTCCTCGCCCTCTCCCTGCTCGCTCGCCTGCTCTTCCGCCCCTACGACACCTCGGCCTCCCTCCACCCGCCCTGCCTCTCCTCCCCATCATTCCCCTCTCCCGCCCCCTCTCATAATTccactgccgccgccgccgccatctcgTCCTTAGCAGTGTGGGACGGCGTCCACTTCGCCCGCTCCGCCGAGTGCGGCTACGAGTACGAGCAGTCGTTcgccttcctcccgctcctccccgcCTCCATGGCTCTCCTCTCCCGAACCC TGTTCGCCCCGCTGGTGCCGGTGCTGGGGTACAGGGCCGTGCTCGTCATCTCCGGGCATGTTCTGAACAACGTGGCGTTCGTTGCAGCCGCGGCCTACTTCTACAG ATTGTCTGTACTGATCTTGAAGGACTCAGGAGCAGCCTACCGAGCGGCTGTTCTTTTTTGCTTCAATCCTGCTTCAGTGTTCTACTCATCACT ATATTCAGAAAGTCTTTATGCGCTGTTTTCGCTTGGAGGGCTATTCTACCTGTTTTCCGGTGCCAATACCGTTGCAATGATAATGCTCGCTGTCTCTGGTTCCGCTAGGTCAAATGGAGCACTTAATGCGGGTTATTTCTGTTTTCAGGCTTTGCTACAAGCATATGATGCTGCTATACAGAAGAAAAGGCCTATA TTGGCAGTGCAGGCCCTTATCACTGGATTTTTGCGCTCCACTTTTATATTTATACCATTCTTTGCTTTCCAAGCATATGGATATTTAAACATATGCCTACACGGGAACTCAGATGAGTTGAGGCCATGGTGCAAAGTAAAATTGCCCCTTTTGTACAGTTTTATTCAGAGCCACTACTG GGGAGTTGGTTTCTTGAGATACTTTCAAGTGAAGCAGCTGCCCAACTTTCTTTTAGCTTCACCAGTACTGTCCCTTGCAGTTTATTCTATAGCTCATTACACAAAAATGCTTCACCAACTCTTCCAGTCAAATAACATACACGAGAAGATTATTGCTACTGTTGAGGGGAGGtcagttgaattatgtgaaagctCAGATGTTGCCACGGTGTTGAAGAGTGAATTTTCTAGTGGACTAAATAACAAAAAACAAG CACAAACTGATGTTAAGAAGAGGAAatctgctgcttccgaggctactTTGGCATCTTTAGATGGCAACAGGTCAACTGGTCGAATTCTAAAAGTGGATAAGGACGAGTGCTCCGTACTAGTTCTTCCTTTCATTTTACATCTGACATTCATGACATTTACCGCCTTCTTCGTGATGCACGTCCAG GTGTCGACGCGATTTCTGTCTGCTAGTCCCCCAATCTACTGGGCTGCTTCGCGCATTTTGGTTTCTCCAAGGGGCTCGTCCAAGAGATGGGGATACTTCATCGTCGTTTACTTCATTGCTTATATTCTTCTAGGCAGTTTGCTCTTCCCCAACTTCTACCCGTTTACATGA